From Nicotiana tabacum cultivar K326 chromosome 15, ASM71507v2, whole genome shotgun sequence, the proteins below share one genomic window:
- the LOC142169742 gene encoding uncharacterized protein LOC142169742: MKTIGEAAVTVPKSRKEYSDADRKAIEKNFRAKKILVCGIGLDEYNRISACQPAKEIWEALQTTHEGTTQIKQSKIDMLTTEYQLFRMKDDESIQDMHTLFTSIINELYSLGEIIPRNKLTRKILSILPGSWESKVNAITEANDLQ; the protein is encoded by the coding sequence ATGAAAACCATTGGGGAAGCAGCAGTGACAGTTCCCAAGTCTAGGAAGGAATACAGCGATGCTGACCGCAAGGCTATAGAAAAGAACTTTCGAGCAAAGAAAATCCTCGTCTGTGGCATTGGGCTAGATGAATACAACAGGATTTCGGCTTGTCAACCTGCTAAGGAGATCTGGGAAGCTCTCCAAACAACACACGAAGGGACAACTCAAATAAAGCAGTCGAAGATTGATATGCTAACCACTGAGTATCaactcttcaggatgaaggatgatgagtccattCAGGACATGCACACTCTCTTCACCTCTATTATCAATGAGCTCTATTCCCTAGGAGAAATCATTCCAAGGAACAAACTTACCAGGAAAATACTCAGCATATTACCTGGTTCCTGGGAAAGCAAAGTAAATGCTATCACGGAGGCAAATGATCTACAATAG